A single window of Granulicella cerasi DNA harbors:
- a CDS encoding efflux RND transporter periplasmic adaptor subunit yields the protein MSDPHNEPRQQPTVTDPSHLLPEHATETTAGTSKRRLWIVVFIVLLVVAIIFWRIHSNNVATAAQAKKDAAAANRPVPVQTYNVQQKTVPVFLSALGTVTAYNTVTLSSRVDGQLLQVNFREGQAVKKGQLLLQIDPRPYQATLDQALGTLAKDEANLKYAQAEAQRYSALYQAGVVSKESQQTQVSTAGQAEGTVKADRAAVESARVNLGYTRIYSPIDGVVGLRQVDPGNLVTAASNTGLVVITQIHPIAVVFTLPEDQIPLVQNALKGGAKLVAEAYDRSDSHKIAAGTLLTIDNQIDTTTGTAKLKAIFENTDGNLFANQFVNVRLILRERQNATLIPTAAIQSGTQGDYVFVVNDGPTPENKKKNMPATSKGEKAGKSDDTSTADSNDNKPKYHADQVPVHVDFVIGTMSVLKDGELNGGQQVVVDGQEKLVDGNNVTPTAAKTPPAPATGSSSMSGSEQSTPVSPASGHHAHNASGPGSTVSGGQN from the coding sequence ATGTCTGACCCACACAATGAACCTCGCCAACAGCCCACTGTGACCGACCCGTCGCACCTGCTCCCGGAGCATGCAACGGAGACTACTGCCGGCACGAGCAAGCGGCGGTTGTGGATTGTCGTTTTCATTGTGCTGCTCGTGGTGGCCATCATCTTCTGGCGCATCCACTCGAACAACGTGGCGACCGCGGCGCAGGCGAAGAAGGATGCCGCTGCGGCAAATCGTCCGGTGCCGGTGCAGACCTATAACGTGCAGCAGAAGACCGTTCCGGTCTTCCTGAGCGCGCTGGGTACGGTGACCGCATACAACACTGTGACGCTGAGCTCGCGCGTCGACGGCCAGTTGTTGCAGGTGAACTTCCGCGAAGGTCAGGCTGTGAAGAAGGGCCAACTGCTGCTGCAGATCGACCCGCGCCCCTACCAGGCGACGCTCGACCAGGCGCTCGGAACCCTGGCGAAGGACGAAGCGAACCTGAAGTATGCGCAGGCGGAAGCGCAGCGTTACTCGGCTCTCTACCAGGCCGGCGTCGTCAGTAAGGAATCGCAGCAGACGCAGGTTTCGACCGCCGGGCAGGCGGAAGGAACGGTGAAGGCTGACCGCGCTGCGGTGGAGTCGGCTCGCGTTAACCTCGGCTACACCCGCATTTACTCGCCGATCGACGGTGTCGTCGGTCTGCGTCAGGTCGATCCCGGCAATCTCGTCACCGCCGCCAGCAACACCGGTCTTGTGGTGATCACGCAGATCCATCCGATCGCGGTGGTCTTCACGCTGCCGGAAGATCAGATTCCGCTGGTGCAGAACGCCCTCAAGGGTGGCGCCAAGTTGGTCGCCGAAGCGTATGACCGTTCGGACTCGCACAAGATTGCGGCGGGTACGCTGCTGACGATCGACAACCAGATCGACACGACGACCGGCACGGCCAAGCTGAAGGCCATCTTCGAGAACACCGACGGCAACCTCTTCGCCAACCAGTTCGTGAACGTTCGCCTGATCCTGCGCGAGCGTCAGAACGCCACGCTGATTCCGACCGCGGCGATCCAGAGCGGCACGCAGGGCGACTATGTCTTCGTCGTCAATGACGGCCCGACGCCCGAGAACAAGAAGAAGAACATGCCCGCCACCTCCAAGGGAGAGAAGGCCGGTAAGTCGGACGACACGAGCACCGCTGACAGCAACGACAACAAGCCCAAGTACCACGCCGATCAGGTGCCGGTGCATGTGGACTTCGTCATCGGCACGATGTCTGTGCTGAAGGACGGCGAGCTAAATGGCGGCCAGCAGGTCGTCGTCGACGGCCAGGAGAAGCTGGTGGACGGCAACAACGTGACGCCGACCGCGGCGAAGACGCCGCCCGCGCCCGCGACCGGCAGCAGCTCGATGAGCGGCTCCGAGCAGAGCACGCCCGTATCCCCGGCCTCCGGACACCATGCGCATAATGCGTCCGGACCGGGCTCCACCGTGAGCGGAGGCCAGAACTAG